The following proteins are encoded in a genomic region of Cryptomeria japonica chromosome 11, Sugi_1.0, whole genome shotgun sequence:
- the LOC131066480 gene encoding auxin response factor 2B-like — translation MATARRTIHSTEWLIGDAARKYSVQWDEISIVSRPERISPWEIEPFVALVSLNPLPAVQSKRPRANTLPVSPDFSILGSSQASSDSMQVPTFTRVLQGQEARTLGSGDNDAENTHSSMMWRSKLEDQQTI, via the exons Atg GCAACAGCAAGGAGAACTATACATTCGACAGAGTGGTTAATTGGAGATGCGGCCAGAAAATACTCG GTGCAATGGGATGAAATCTCAATAGTTAGCCGTCCAGAAAGGATCTCACCATGGGAAATTGAGCCATTTGTGGCTCTAGTTTCATTGAATCCTTTGCCTGCAGTGCAGAGCAAGCGACCTAGAGCGAATACACTTCCAGTGTCTCCAGATTTTTCAATTCTGG GTTCAAGTCAGGCCTCTAGTGATTCTATGCAGGTTCCTACTTTTACTAGGGTCTTGCAAGGTCAAGAGGCAAGGACCTTGGGATCTGGTGACAATGATGCAGAAAACACCCACAGTTCAATGATGTGGAGATCCAAATTGGAAGACCAACAGACGATCTAG